Proteins from a genomic interval of Candidatus Cloacimonadota bacterium:
- the rho gene encoding transcription termination factor Rho: MEDLLDLKEMQKMTLPELHKVAKSFEIKNFKTMNKEALMFAILDAQAANEGLVFTTGVIDLTPEGYGFLRSPKSNYISGPSDIYVSKAQVKKFHIKQGNIIAGPVRSPKEDEKYFALIRIDAINNEPPLRAYETPNFDSLTPLYPEEKLNLETDQDELSTRIIDLFTPIGKGQRGLIVAAPRTGKTVLLQKLANAILTNHPEVYVIILLVDERPEEVTEMKRIVKPENSEVVSSTFDETAHHHVRLAEMVMAKAKRMVEYGRDVVILLDSITRLARAYNTLMPASGKVLSGGVDANALHKPKRFFGAARNTEEAGSLTIMATALIHTGSKMDTVIFEEFKGTGNMELVLDRSISDLRMYPAIDLVTSGTRREELLLAEDVRNRVFILRKILKNQSPYDAIELLKNKMKGTKNNQEFLKLMSS; encoded by the coding sequence ATGGAAGATTTACTCGACCTGAAAGAAATGCAAAAGATGACTCTACCCGAGTTGCACAAAGTCGCAAAAAGCTTCGAGATCAAAAATTTCAAAACTATGAACAAAGAAGCTTTAATGTTCGCTATTCTCGATGCACAAGCTGCTAATGAAGGATTGGTCTTCACTACAGGTGTTATCGATCTTACACCAGAAGGTTACGGCTTTCTGAGATCCCCAAAATCAAACTACATCAGCGGTCCAAGTGACATTTATGTTTCCAAGGCACAGGTGAAGAAATTTCACATCAAGCAGGGAAATATTATCGCCGGACCGGTGCGTTCACCAAAAGAAGATGAAAAATATTTCGCACTTATACGAATCGATGCGATCAACAATGAACCACCTTTGCGAGCATATGAAACACCGAATTTTGACTCACTTACCCCGCTCTACCCCGAAGAAAAACTCAATCTTGAAACTGATCAAGATGAACTTTCAACAAGGATCATCGACCTCTTTACACCAATTGGGAAAGGGCAGAGAGGACTTATTGTTGCTGCACCTCGAACCGGTAAAACTGTTCTGCTTCAGAAGCTCGCAAACGCTATCCTTACCAATCATCCAGAAGTGTACGTGATCATACTACTCGTGGACGAACGACCGGAAGAAGTCACAGAAATGAAACGTATTGTGAAACCCGAGAATTCCGAAGTTGTCAGCTCTACCTTTGATGAGACTGCACATCATCATGTGCGGCTGGCTGAGATGGTTATGGCAAAAGCCAAGAGAATGGTAGAATATGGGCGTGATGTGGTTATTCTTCTGGATAGTATTACCCGTCTTGCGCGTGCATATAACACATTGATGCCAGCAAGCGGTAAAGTCCTGTCCGGTGGTGTCGATGCCAATGCATTACACAAGCCAAAACGATTCTTTGGTGCTGCACGTAATACCGAAGAAGCTGGTAGCTTAACTATTATGGCAACAGCACTTATCCACACCGGCAGCAAGATGGATACGGTTATCTTTGAAGAGTTCAAGGGCACCGGTAACATGGAACTTGTACTAGATCGTTCGATCAGTGACCTCAGGATGTATCCGGCAATCGATCTTGTCACTTCAGGTACCCGTCGTGAAGAACTTCTGCTTGCTGAGGATGTGCGAAATCGTGTTTTTATTCTCCGCAAAATCCTCAAAAATCAGAGTCCTTATGATGCAATCGAACTCTTGAAGAACAAGATGAAAGGAACCAAAAACAATCAGGAATTTCTTAAATTAATGAGCAGCTAA
- a CDS encoding cupin domain-containing protein codes for MKITHFNDVPIEDVLVEGAKNTKIRWLISKKDNAPNFAMRMFEVEVGGHTPFHSHEWEHEVFVLQGSGVLVTEEGEKSFQQWDVIFVEPHVKHQFKNTDDTLMRFLCVVPHTPQPKQSSQNPLGDKPVNNC; via the coding sequence ATGAAAATCACTCATTTTAATGACGTTCCTATCGAAGATGTCCTTGTTGAAGGTGCCAAAAATACAAAAATTAGGTGGCTCATTTCAAAAAAGGATAATGCTCCAAATTTTGCGATGCGTATGTTCGAGGTAGAAGTTGGCGGTCACACACCCTTCCATTCTCATGAATGGGAACATGAAGTTTTTGTTTTACAAGGATCCGGTGTGCTGGTCACAGAAGAGGGAGAAAAGTCGTTTCAACAATGGGATGTTATCTTTGTAGAACCTCATGTAAAACACCAATTCAAAAACACTGATGATACACTTATGCGTTTTCTATGCGTTGTTCCCCATACACCTCAACCTAAACAATCATCTCAGAATCCTCTTGGTGACAAACCGGTAAATAACTGCTAA
- the tsaB gene encoding tRNA (adenosine(37)-N6)-threonylcarbamoyltransferase complex dimerization subunit type 1 TsaB, producing the protein MNLLAIDTSTSYESIALSRNGNILADVTIDAKRTHSERLLPTIEDILGQTGMKLEELTGVAVSIGPGSFTGLRIGLSTAKGLCFGLKVPLYVTSTLKSMANNVSGYTSNICSLLDAGRGDVYYAIFSPDLTEIQGPSLGRIEQVVELIDDKTLFVSPILPKLVVELTALNESPNLTRAIDCYPKAISLIDMIIDKKGCDVYAADDIARIEPLYIRKSAAEENYKRDKK; encoded by the coding sequence ATGAATCTTCTTGCCATCGACACATCAACGTCGTATGAAAGTATTGCACTCTCTCGTAACGGAAACATCCTGGCAGATGTAACCATTGATGCAAAAAGAACACACTCTGAGCGCTTACTTCCTACTATTGAGGACATTCTAGGTCAAACCGGAATGAAGCTGGAAGAACTGACGGGAGTTGCAGTATCAATTGGACCCGGCTCTTTTACCGGGCTGCGTATCGGCCTTTCGACTGCTAAGGGATTGTGTTTTGGGCTTAAAGTGCCCTTATATGTCACCTCAACACTCAAATCCATGGCCAATAATGTTTCCGGCTACACTTCGAATATATGTTCTCTTCTTGATGCTGGACGTGGTGATGTCTATTATGCTATCTTTTCTCCTGATCTCACTGAAATTCAGGGACCTTCTTTAGGTAGAATAGAACAAGTTGTAGAGCTGATTGATGATAAAACCCTTTTTGTCAGCCCGATCCTCCCAAAATTAGTAGTTGAGCTTACAGCATTGAATGAGTCTCCCAATCTTACCCGAGCTATCGATTGCTACCCGAAAGCGATTTCTCTAATCGATATGATAATAGATAAAAAAGGGTGCGATGTATATGCTGCAGATGACATCGCTCGTATTGAACCCCTATATATCAGAAAATCAGCAGCAGAAGAAAACTATAAACGAGATAAGAAATAA
- the aroQ gene encoding type II 3-dehydroquinate dehydratase: MSKNILIINGPNLNFLGRSEMSIYGKETLAELHSIIYQWISEQEWQARFFQSNSEGEIIDYIQNNFEWVDGIVINPAALSHTSIAIYDCLKSISVPAIEVHLSNIYHREEFRRTSITGLACRKVIAGLGVQGYIEALEDLQKIL, from the coding sequence ATGAGTAAAAATATACTAATTATCAACGGACCAAATCTCAATTTCCTGGGGAGATCGGAAATGAGTATCTATGGAAAAGAAACACTCGCTGAACTTCATTCAATAATATACCAGTGGATTTCAGAACAGGAATGGCAAGCACGTTTCTTCCAGAGCAATAGCGAAGGTGAGATCATCGATTACATTCAAAATAATTTTGAATGGGTTGACGGAATTGTAATTAATCCCGCTGCACTCTCGCACACCAGCATTGCGATCTATGACTGCCTGAAATCGATCAGTGTGCCGGCTATTGAAGTTCATCTATCAAACATTTATCACAGGGAGGAATTCCGCAGAACCTCGATCACAGGGCTGGCATGCAGGAAAGTGATTGCAGGTTTAGGAGTACAGGGATACATCGAAGCATTAGAGGATCTCCAGAAAATTCTTTAA
- a CDS encoding tetratricopeptide repeat protein produces MKRTIPLIVVLFCLCSTPAWGQSLSTVYSHIAKNEFEKAFILLKPMLEKCSNDEERVEILFLLGQCSDNSNDATLYYKKILDEKQNAYSDRALIHLAKINLTHENWKDAIKYAKELLAKTFSLYYSDALFIDAQAHFCNGEFFPAITSYKEFINISLDSSKRELAMLNCGTAYYELKQYSKAIEKLQQLQDENPQSNFSPYIYYMLGLCYQKKEQYEESISYYKKLTNDHPYSQYAPLAEMQLVTLIEEGHYSSSLTSLPQIDEFLIKKYIVQLAALESSTKAHKAQEEYEEHGVKNTFIFTKSVNGKIFYAVGVGPYATEEEALYKKSLLAQKNISSYLYKKP; encoded by the coding sequence ATGAAAAGAACTATTCCTCTGATCGTAGTCCTTTTTTGCCTTTGTTCCACACCAGCTTGGGGGCAGTCTCTCTCAACGGTTTACAGTCATATTGCAAAAAATGAGTTCGAAAAGGCATTCATTCTTCTCAAACCAATGCTGGAAAAGTGTTCAAACGATGAAGAGCGAGTTGAGATCCTGTTCCTGCTTGGGCAATGCTCCGATAATTCTAATGATGCAACATTATATTATAAGAAAATTCTGGATGAGAAACAAAATGCGTATTCAGACAGAGCACTCATTCATCTTGCAAAGATCAATTTGACACATGAAAATTGGAAAGATGCAATAAAATATGCAAAAGAGCTACTTGCAAAGACCTTTTCCTTGTATTATTCTGATGCTCTCTTCATCGATGCTCAGGCACATTTTTGTAATGGTGAATTTTTCCCTGCTATCACTTCATACAAAGAGTTCATTAATATTTCTCTCGACTCATCAAAAAGAGAGCTTGCAATGCTTAACTGCGGAACTGCATACTATGAATTAAAGCAATATTCAAAAGCAATAGAAAAGTTGCAACAACTGCAGGATGAGAATCCTCAAAGTAATTTCTCACCGTATATTTATTACATGCTTGGACTTTGCTATCAAAAAAAAGAACAATACGAAGAATCGATTTCCTATTATAAAAAACTCACAAATGATCATCCCTATTCCCAGTATGCTCCTCTTGCAGAGATGCAATTAGTAACCTTAATAGAGGAGGGGCATTATTCTTCTTCTTTAACATCACTTCCTCAGATCGATGAATTTCTTATTAAAAAATACATTGTTCAACTTGCCGCCCTTGAAAGTTCTACTAAAGCACACAAAGCTCAAGAGGAATATGAAGAACATGGCGTAAAAAACACTTTTATTTTCACAAAATCCGTTAACGGAAAAATATTTTACGCTGTCGGGGTAGGTCCGTATGCAACCGAAGAGGAAGCGCTCTATAAAAAAAGCCTTCTTGCACAGAAAAACATAAGCAGTTACTTGTATAAAAAACCATGA
- the mutS gene encoding DNA mismatch repair protein MutS yields MTKKPPETAEHTPLMKQFLKIKKEQPDALLLFRMGDFYETFFEDAKTASRLLGITLTTRDKKKKNPVPLAGFPYHALENYLKKLLDNGLKVAICEQVEDPKKAKKLVKRKIVEVITPGTILEENYLKGTGNNYLSAVYEGQNNCGIASIDISTGEFSCTEVPTERIVDELVRVHPTEILIPESMEFDLQKKIKVFYTPSFTEYETWRYDFPESTDILKKHFKVLSLDGFGLSNKKQAVCASAAILSYIMDLKEGDLSHINAITYYSNDQFVQVDALSRHNLELIESMRTRSRYGTLLEVIDETKTPMGGRKLINWMLNPLMEKKLIDKRLDSVEELLERSSARNNVIEILQEIGDIERIISKLGTNKAYPRDLIALKNYLALAQPLGSHIAGSSSEYLQSLYASIQNFDEVILIIENALIEEAPLTLQDGGIIKQGYNDDLDELRSKSKTGKKWIAQLEQKEIERTNIPKLRVRYNSVFGYYIEVTKSYLDKVPVDYIRKQTLVNAERFITPELKEFENQVLGAEERSTQLEYTLFLEIRDKLKNFIPRFQQFSEVISTLDVLTNLAHNAFYNHYIRPEIHNGHEISIEEGRHPVIEKLSASNEFIPNDTLLNNTSDRILLITGPNMAGKSTYLRQIGLIIIMAQMGSFIPAKSGKIGIVDKIFTRVGASDNLALGQSTFLVEMIETANILHNATPRSVVLLDEIGRGTSTFDGLSIAWAVVEYLHENKKVAAKTLFATHYHELTELSNVYKGVKNYNITAKEYQDRIIFLRKVVPGSADQSYGIQVAKLAGIPQKVIERAQDILEELEKSEFNESSILEKTKRKKAEINQTSFIEVLSQKTSKERALIEELKNLNVDDLTPLEAITFLSQLKEKL; encoded by the coding sequence ATGACAAAGAAACCTCCAGAAACAGCAGAACATACCCCTCTTATGAAGCAGTTCCTGAAAATAAAAAAGGAACAGCCGGATGCACTGCTTCTCTTTCGTATGGGAGATTTTTATGAAACCTTTTTTGAGGACGCAAAAACTGCTTCCAGACTGCTGGGGATAACACTAACCACTAGGGACAAGAAAAAGAAAAATCCGGTTCCTCTGGCAGGATTCCCTTATCATGCGCTTGAGAACTACCTGAAAAAACTACTTGATAATGGGCTAAAAGTTGCAATCTGCGAACAGGTCGAAGATCCTAAAAAAGCAAAGAAACTGGTTAAGAGAAAAATTGTTGAAGTAATCACTCCCGGAACGATTCTCGAAGAAAATTATCTCAAAGGAACTGGAAACAACTACCTGAGTGCCGTGTATGAAGGGCAAAACAACTGCGGCATCGCTTCGATCGACATATCGACAGGTGAGTTTTCGTGCACAGAAGTTCCGACAGAAAGAATTGTTGATGAATTAGTCAGAGTCCATCCAACTGAAATATTGATTCCCGAATCGATGGAGTTCGACTTGCAAAAAAAGATCAAAGTCTTCTACACACCTTCTTTTACCGAATATGAAACTTGGCGATATGATTTTCCTGAATCAACCGATATTCTTAAAAAACATTTTAAAGTTCTATCCCTCGATGGATTCGGTCTTTCGAACAAGAAACAGGCTGTGTGTGCTTCAGCTGCGATCCTATCATATATTATGGATTTAAAGGAAGGTGACCTCTCGCATATCAATGCCATTACATACTATTCAAATGACCAGTTCGTGCAGGTTGATGCGCTTTCAAGACACAACCTTGAGCTGATTGAATCCATGCGAACACGTTCGAGATATGGCACTCTCCTTGAAGTTATAGATGAGACAAAAACTCCGATGGGTGGACGAAAACTGATCAACTGGATGCTCAATCCGCTCATGGAAAAGAAGTTGATCGACAAGCGGCTGGATAGTGTTGAGGAATTACTGGAAAGAAGTAGTGCAAGAAATAATGTGATCGAGATTCTCCAGGAAATCGGAGATATCGAACGGATTATTAGTAAACTCGGAACGAATAAAGCGTATCCTCGTGATTTGATAGCTTTGAAGAATTACCTTGCGCTTGCACAACCACTTGGTAGCCATATTGCAGGATCAAGTTCAGAGTACCTTCAGTCTCTGTATGCATCTATACAAAATTTCGATGAAGTAATACTTATTATTGAAAATGCCCTTATCGAGGAAGCTCCCCTCACACTGCAGGATGGCGGTATCATCAAACAAGGTTATAATGATGATCTGGACGAACTGAGAAGCAAGAGTAAAACAGGAAAAAAATGGATTGCACAGCTTGAACAAAAAGAGATAGAACGTACAAACATCCCAAAATTGAGAGTGCGTTACAACAGTGTTTTCGGCTATTATATTGAGGTTACAAAATCTTATTTGGACAAAGTTCCTGTAGATTATATACGAAAACAGACACTGGTCAATGCAGAACGTTTTATTACACCTGAACTAAAAGAATTCGAGAACCAGGTTCTCGGAGCAGAAGAACGAAGTACTCAACTCGAATATACACTTTTCCTTGAGATCAGGGATAAATTGAAAAACTTTATTCCCAGGTTTCAACAATTTTCAGAAGTCATCTCAACGCTTGATGTCTTAACCAATTTAGCTCATAATGCATTTTACAATCATTATATAAGACCTGAAATTCACAATGGGCATGAGATCTCGATCGAAGAAGGAAGGCATCCCGTAATTGAGAAGCTATCCGCCAGCAACGAATTTATACCCAATGATACATTGCTGAACAATACATCTGATAGAATACTCCTGATAACCGGACCGAATATGGCTGGGAAATCAACATATCTTCGTCAAATCGGATTGATCATTATCATGGCGCAGATGGGCTCATTTATTCCTGCCAAATCCGGGAAAATAGGAATAGTTGATAAAATTTTTACCCGTGTAGGTGCCTCTGATAATCTTGCATTAGGGCAAAGCACATTCCTTGTTGAGATGATCGAAACTGCGAATATACTCCACAATGCAACACCGAGAAGTGTCGTACTCCTTGATGAAATCGGACGTGGAACGAGCACATTTGATGGATTAAGCATTGCATGGGCTGTTGTCGAATATCTCCATGAAAATAAAAAAGTTGCAGCGAAAACGCTTTTTGCTACACATTATCATGAGCTAACCGAACTTTCAAATGTATATAAAGGTGTAAAAAATTACAACATAACTGCCAAAGAGTATCAAGACAGGATTATTTTCTTAAGGAAAGTAGTGCCTGGCAGTGCAGACCAGAGCTATGGTATCCAGGTGGCAAAGCTTGCAGGTATTCCTCAGAAGGTTATTGAACGTGCCCAGGATATTCTTGAGGAATTAGAAAAAAGTGAATTCAATGAATCCAGCATTCTTGAGAAGACAAAAAGAAAGAAAGCAGAGATAAACCAGACATCATTTATCGAAGTGCTCTCACAAAAAACCAGTAAAGAAAGAGCTTTGATCGAGGAGTTGAAAAACCTGAATGTTGATGACCTCACCCCCCTTGAAGCAATTACATTTCTTTCACAATTGAAAGAAAAACTATAA
- a CDS encoding response regulator — MKKIKILIVEDEAIIALHLKNLVLRLGDYECASVGSGEDAVEISETMNPDVVFMDINLKGSIDGIEAARQICREKYIPIVFVSAYSDEETIETAKQVNPAGYLTKPIHAHVLQRTLESLLKENFEEEVIETYEVQDVSTKEYGGILETPIMALPHSFFTPKNECGSSLPEYRRVG, encoded by the coding sequence ATGAAAAAAATTAAGATATTGATCGTTGAAGATGAAGCTATAATCGCACTACATCTGAAAAATCTGGTTCTTCGTCTGGGAGACTACGAATGCGCATCTGTTGGAAGTGGGGAAGATGCTGTTGAGATATCAGAGACCATGAATCCTGATGTTGTATTCATGGATATTAATCTCAAAGGTTCCATCGACGGCATTGAAGCAGCGCGTCAAATTTGTAGAGAGAAATACATACCGATCGTTTTCGTTTCTGCATACAGCGATGAGGAGACGATCGAAACAGCCAAACAAGTCAATCCTGCAGGTTATCTCACAAAACCCATACATGCTCATGTTCTTCAAAGAACGTTGGAGTCTCTTTTAAAGGAAAATTTTGAAGAAGAAGTTATAGAAACCTACGAGGTACAGGATGTGAGCACTAAGGAGTATGGAGGTATTTTAGAGACCCCAATCATGGCACTCCCGCATTCATTCTTCACCCCGAAGAATGAATGCGGGAGCTCTCTCCCTGAATATAGAAGAGTTGGATAA
- a CDS encoding aromatic amino acid lyase — MAIVLNGYDLTIEKVVKIARENEKVEIPQECIERINKCRAMLEEKIQAHEIMYGVNTGIGEFSEVVLDDGQIEDFQRYLIYNHAAGIGDPAPIEYVRGAMAGRINVLVKGNSGCRPEIPLTLAEMLNKGVTPYVCQKGSVGACGDLAPMSQIALLFLGEGKAYYQGELFEGKEAMDRAGIPIPGLKARDGLSAINGSNLLTAMSALLLYDANRWLKQAEIAAAMSLEALKANMKPYTPLLHEARGFKGAIRCARSINKLVKGGDLAEGRVKCKVQDAYSMRSTPQVIGAAHDALIYARSQVEIELNGVGDNPVFFPDKRIQLSGANFQGSPVSLPMDMIGAAITMVSVMSERRMNRLNNPALSVGLPAFLTKGAGMFSGLMLSQYTADMQIVEQRILSVPASIQSIPAAADQEDFVSMGMNTAIKNFQIMDNAYGILGIEFMAAAQALDFREEEYSFGDGVTKAKEVIRRYVDFLDIDRPLYPDHTRMKELVRSCEILEEVESVVGSLE, encoded by the coding sequence ATGGCAATTGTTTTAAATGGTTATGATTTAACGATTGAGAAGGTCGTGAAAATAGCACGCGAAAATGAGAAAGTAGAGATCCCGCAGGAATGTATCGAACGCATTAACAAATGCCGTGCAATGCTGGAAGAGAAAATCCAGGCACATGAGATCATGTATGGTGTTAATACTGGTATAGGTGAATTTTCAGAAGTTGTCCTTGATGACGGACAGATTGAAGATTTCCAGCGTTATCTGATATACAATCATGCAGCCGGAATCGGTGATCCGGCACCTATTGAGTATGTACGTGGCGCAATGGCAGGAAGGATCAATGTGCTGGTAAAAGGCAACTCCGGCTGTCGTCCGGAAATCCCTCTTACTCTTGCTGAAATGCTCAATAAAGGTGTTACTCCTTATGTTTGCCAGAAGGGTTCAGTCGGTGCGTGCGGAGACCTTGCTCCGATGTCACAGATCGCACTCCTATTTCTTGGTGAAGGAAAAGCGTATTATCAAGGTGAACTATTTGAAGGAAAAGAAGCCATGGATAGAGCCGGCATTCCAATTCCCGGACTCAAGGCGCGAGACGGACTTTCAGCCATAAACGGCTCAAACCTGCTTACTGCGATGAGTGCCCTATTACTTTATGATGCAAACCGATGGCTTAAACAGGCAGAAATTGCAGCTGCGATGTCACTCGAAGCACTCAAGGCAAATATGAAGCCTTATACTCCGCTCTTACATGAAGCCCGAGGATTCAAGGGTGCAATCCGCTGTGCGCGATCGATCAACAAATTAGTAAAAGGCGGTGATCTTGCAGAAGGTAGAGTAAAATGCAAAGTTCAGGATGCGTACTCCATGAGATCGACCCCACAGGTTATTGGCGCTGCTCATGATGCACTGATTTATGCACGTTCACAGGTTGAGATCGAGTTGAACGGTGTTGGTGATAATCCAGTATTCTTCCCTGATAAAAGAATACAATTATCCGGTGCCAATTTTCAGGGATCACCTGTTTCACTGCCGATGGATATGATCGGTGCAGCGATTACTATGGTTTCCGTAATGTCCGAACGTCGCATGAACAGATTGAATAATCCAGCACTCAGCGTGGGGCTGCCTGCTTTCCTGACAAAAGGGGCAGGTATGTTCTCAGGTTTAATGCTCAGCCAATACACCGCAGACATGCAAATCGTAGAACAGAGAATCCTTTCCGTTCCTGCATCCATACAATCTATTCCAGCTGCTGCTGATCAGGAAGATTTTGTTTCAATGGGCATGAACACTGCCATTAAGAATTTCCAGATCATGGATAATGCATATGGCATACTCGGTATTGAATTCATGGCTGCAGCACAAGCGCTTGATTTCCGTGAAGAAGAATATTCATTCGGCGATGGTGTTACAAAAGCCAAAGAAGTAATCCGCCGATATGTTGACTTCCTCGATATAGATAGACCCCTCTATCCTGATCATACAAGAATGAAAGAGCTTGTTCGATCATGCGAAATTCTTGAAGAAGTCGAAAGTGTCGTAGGCAGCTTAGAATAG
- a CDS encoding sigma-70 family RNA polymerase sigma factor, translating to MKKKIETDADKLKRYHKLAYNLGLYKIGSIDVAEDIASQTIYSYLLKRDKIETVNHEGWIINTSKNYCHQYFDKIKAEIKLKQVMQGNVAQEIQTKISESINFVNDERDDLIEAVNFAKSKLTQSELQTYILYIQCETNLKSMVEITGESNEVLRQRVSRINRKIKAETYKKLGMIATKKILSPQINDIVRKFILRFKKNLENNTLNKMFYYFSKKDISDYHPKFEIKEVLEYEVDLDDSVYTIHVVFTNKQDESESFYFTFTIDNNALKVLQPPTPHQEHFQVSVEEGEMILRLLEKYPEDGTGIHIIPDEELEKIKQLLGEREE from the coding sequence ATGAAAAAAAAAATTGAAACTGATGCTGATAAATTGAAAAGGTACCACAAACTTGCATATAACTTAGGGCTGTATAAGATTGGCAGCATCGATGTTGCTGAAGACATTGCTTCACAAACCATCTATTCTTACTTACTAAAACGAGATAAGATTGAAACTGTTAACCATGAAGGATGGATCATAAATACAAGCAAGAACTACTGTCATCAATATTTTGATAAAATAAAAGCAGAAATTAAATTAAAGCAAGTTATGCAAGGTAATGTGGCTCAAGAAATCCAAACTAAAATATCTGAAAGTATTAATTTTGTGAATGATGAAAGAGATGATCTCATAGAAGCAGTTAACTTTGCAAAGAGTAAATTAACTCAAAGCGAGCTTCAAACTTACATTCTTTATATCCAATGTGAAACAAATTTAAAATCAATGGTGGAGATTACAGGGGAATCAAATGAAGTACTTAGACAGAGAGTGTCGAGAATAAATCGTAAGATCAAAGCTGAAACATACAAAAAGCTTGGAATGATAGCAACAAAGAAAATTCTAAGTCCTCAAATAAATGATATTGTACGAAAATTCATCTTGAGATTCAAAAAAAACTTAGAAAACAATACGCTGAATAAAATGTTTTATTATTTTTCAAAAAAAGATATAAGCGATTATCATCCCAAATTTGAGATTAAGGAAGTTTTGGAATATGAGGTTGATCTTGATGATTCTGTTTATACAATACATGTGGTTTTTACAAATAAACAAGATGAAAGTGAATCATTTTATTTCACATTTACTATTGATAATAATGCCTTGAAAGTACTTCAGCCACCTACTCCTCACCAAGAACATTTTCAAGTTAGTGTCGAAGAAGGTGAGATGATTTTACGCTTACTTGAAAAATATCCTGAGGATGGAACAGGGATTCATATAATTCCTGATGAGGAACTAGAGAAAATAAAACAACTTTTAGGAGAAAGAGAGGAATAG
- the truA gene encoding tRNA pseudouridine(38-40) synthase TruA, giving the protein MKKYLLQFSYDGHPFHGWQIQKDIISIQEVMEASLSQIFKSETQLTVSGRTDAGVHALNQYAHFYANTRMKPENIVAAINSIIHKAIFIIECSIVPEDFHTRFSAKKRIYMYKIMKSYSPFERSYASYFPHMRYSLNCLQSASDFLIGTYDFNVFAHDTSQLPSTMCTVEQAMWSETESHLIFLITANRFMHNMVRRIVGTLLHICHKRLESNLIQTILKTQDCTLLGTTAPPHGLYLYDVTY; this is encoded by the coding sequence ATGAAAAAATATTTACTCCAATTCAGCTATGATGGTCATCCCTTTCATGGGTGGCAGATTCAAAAGGATATTATTAGCATTCAGGAAGTGATGGAAGCATCGCTTTCTCAAATCTTCAAAAGTGAGACCCAATTAACGGTTTCAGGCAGAACAGATGCAGGTGTTCACGCACTTAATCAATATGCGCATTTTTATGCAAACACGCGAATGAAACCAGAAAATATAGTTGCTGCCATCAACAGCATCATACATAAAGCAATTTTTATTATCGAATGCTCGATCGTACCTGAGGATTTTCATACTCGATTTTCAGCAAAAAAACGCATCTATATGTACAAAATAATGAAATCTTATTCTCCTTTTGAGAGATCTTATGCATCATATTTCCCACATATGAGGTATTCACTGAACTGTCTCCAGAGCGCATCGGATTTCTTGATCGGCACATACGACTTCAATGTTTTTGCACATGATACATCACAGCTACCATCTACCATGTGTACCGTAGAACAAGCAATGTGGAGTGAAACGGAATCTCATCTTATATTTTTGATCACTGCTAATAGATTTATGCATAATATGGTACGCAGAATAGTCGGTACTTTGCTTCATATTTGCCACAAACGGCTTGAATCTAATTTGATACAAACAATCTTAAAGACCCAGGATTGCACACTTCTTGGTACAACAGCTCCTCCTCATGGATTGTATCTTTATGACGTCACTTACTGA